In Alosa sapidissima isolate fAloSap1 chromosome 5, fAloSap1.pri, whole genome shotgun sequence, the genomic stretch GCTTTTTTTACAAGAGGCCATCTTCTTTTCTTCATCttcaccccccctcctcctctctcatgctctctatccctctctctatcctctctcactcactcactcactcactcacacacacacacacacacacacacacacacacacacacacacacacacacatacacatacacacacacacacacactgacccctcCACTCAGGTGGTGGCCAATGCCGTGGCAGCCCTTTCGGAGATCAGTGAGTCCCATCCCAACAGCAACCTGCTGGACCTAAACCCGCAGAACATCAACAAGCTGCTCACCGCCCTCAACGAGTGCACCGAGTGGGGCCAGATCTTCATCCTGGACTGCCTGTCCAACTACAACCCCAAAGACGAGCGCGAGGCCCAGAGGTGAGTAGGGGTGGGCGACGACACGCTCCATGGCTCGCCACAAGGGGGCAGACCGACCTTAtgcttgagaaaaaagggaaagtAAAGCCACACGTCCTTCATCTGTGAAGCTATGCAATTAGGTGAATGAGTTGACACTATGTTGCAATTAGCCTTTTTAGGCTTACTTCAAATTAaattttgcatgcattttttagcATGCTTTTAGGTAGATATCTTGCTGATTTTAGACTGTTGCTGCTTCAAACCTAATATTTTTCCACAAATTGAATACTATTgatgttttatatttttttcatcTTACACGTTTTTATTAATTGTGATTTGAAGGAATTAAGGCTAAAGAACTGCAGCCTTGTCAGAACAGTCCAGAACATTCCAGAACATAGTTAAATGTTGAAGACTCTCCCTTGGAGACTCTGGCACCCTCTCTGACTGCTCCCTGCTCTTCTTCCTCAGCATCTGTGAGCGCGTCACGCCGCGGCTGTCCCATGCCAACTCAGCCGTGGTGTTGTCTGCCGTGAAGGTGCTCATGAAGTTCCTGGAGCTCCTGCCCAAGGAGTCGGACTACTACAACACACTGCTGAAGAAGCTGTCCCCACCTCTGGTCACCCTCCTCTCCGGGGAGCCCGAGGTGCAGTACGTGGCACTCCGGAACATCAACCTCATTGTGCAGAAAAGGTCAGTTCAGCAGCCGCGTGATGCGGAATCACAGGATCATGTGGATGTTTGGTGGGTGAGAAGAGTGTCCTTGAGCTGTGTGCTCCTTTGACTGGTTTTAGTCATTCCCAGCaggataagtatatatactctttataagtatatatactctttacaATACATAATATGGCTTAGTACTTCTCATTTTAGTAGTCACAGTGGGGTACAACGTTTAGTTAAACCACTCAAGTAGTTTGGCCCTAATTGTGCCCTTTGCTTTTTCTGTTAAATCATGTAATACAAGATTTTATAGACTGAGTATTAATGTCAAACGGCTCCACCATATTAAATGGCTCCATCCCACTCCCTCTTAATATCCAGGCCTGAGATCTTGAAGCAGGAAATCAAGGTGTTCTTTGTCAAGTACAATGATCCCATCTATGTGAAGCTGGAGAAGTTGGACATCATGATTCGACTGGCCTCCCAGGCCAACATTGCCCAGGTACTGACTGCACTAGAATTGCACCAGAAATCCATCCACAATGCAGCCTGTCTGGCAGCTAGCACACATTGCTATCCCTAGAGGCACTGTGCTTTTGTATTCTGTGCTCCCATCTCTTGCACAATTCTTTCAGTTTACTTTGTCCACTCTGTTTATGCCAGGTGTTAGGGCTCACCTAATTCACAGATGGCAGAGCCCAAGTGGCAGACATGCTCAGACAGGCCCTTTGGCTGTCGGAGCACAGGCTGTCCTCCATAGTAATTTGGACACAACTCCGGGCCTATTACTGCCTAGTCTCTTATTTATTCAGATCCTCTTGAGACAGCATGCGAGAAAGGCCCCTTTAGCAAACACACAGTCTGTTTGTTGTTGTAACTCCATTGTGTGCTGCCTGTCCCACCttcctacccacacacacccacacacacacacacacacacacacacacacacacacacacacacacacacacacacacacacacaggtcctggCTGAGCTGAAGGAGTACGCTACCGAGGTGGACGTAGACTTTGTCCGCAAGGCTGTGAGGGCCATTGGGCGCTGTGCCATCAAAGTGGAGGTGAGACACATGGTGGTCAGTTGTCCATTTCTCCAATCGCTTTACTTCCCACAGCTATGTCCTTCATTATCCTCAAACATTCCTTGGTAGTGTGTGTAGAACTGCAGGATTACAACTGCGCACCAGTAGACAGCACTATCATGCAAAAGGCTGATAGAAGCATTAACAATAACTCACGTTTCTACTTGCTAGATGTTTTAATCTGTTCTACTCCCTGTGTAGTCTCGTGTCCTAATTGTTGTGTGTTGGTCAATAGCAATCTGCTGAGCGCTGTGTGAGCACTCTGCTGGACCTCATCCAGACCAAGGTCAACTATGTGGTACAGGAGGCCATTGTTGTCATCAGGGACATTTTCCGCAAGTACCCCAACAAGTCAGTGACCATTGCCCATATCAAGATAATTGATTTCACTGTAGTCATACTTTTTTGTGAAATATCGAGTATGACTCCTGCAGTCATTTATTTTAAGCAAAGTAAGTTTGTCTTTTTTTAAGCTACATTACAGCATGTGACGATGTcctgttttgtgtttgtcttgCAGGTATGAGAGCATCATCGCCACCCTCTGTGAGAACCTCGACTCCCTGGACGAGCCAGATGCTCGTGCTGCCATGATCTGGATCGTGGGCGAGTACGCCGAGAGGATCGACAACGCCGACGAGCTCCTGGAGAGCTTCCTGGAGGGTTTCCATGACGAGAGTACACAGGTCAGCCACATCAACAGGAACTTTCCCCCCGCCTGAGTGCTAAAAGGAACTATATGTTCCCCCGGCGGCTGCCATGCCGACCTTAGTTCCTCCTAAAGCACCTTGTCACGAGGCCTTGTGAAAAATAGAAATGAGGTGAGCGAGCGGTCAGGCTGAAATGGCTCATGCGTGGGTGTGTTTCGCTTCCACTCTTCAGGTGCAGCTGACTCTGCTGACAGCCATTGTGAAGCTCTTCCTGAAGAAGCCCTCAGAGACGCAGGAGCTGGTGCAGCAGGTCCTCAGCCTGGCCACACAGGTACGCTACACACCCTCAACAGGACACGCCCATACAACAATATATCTACTCGCTCTGTCAGTGCATTTGTAGAGTGTAGTGGAATAGATGATCTTACAAGTTATCATTTCTATTAATTTATATTTAGTCAAATCAAGTAAAATCCGCCCCTTCTATCAGTAATTGTGTAGATTCCATCATAAGTTCATACGAGTCTGTACTGGTCATATTAATGAATAACATGCTACATGAATAAGCTTGATTTGACTTAACCTGTAATTCTGCAGATGTGTATGTCAACCTGCTGCGTAGTGACTGTAGATTTCCTGCTGTTGTGACACGTTTTGGACTTCCCCGCAGGACTCCGACAACCCTGACCTGCGCGACCGTGGTTATATCTACTGGCGTCTCCTGTCCACGGACCCCGTGACGGCCAAGGAGGTGGTGCTCTCCGAGAAGCCGCTGATCTCCGAGGAGACCGACCTGATCGAGCCCACGCTGCTGGACGAGCTCATCTGTCACATCGGCTCGCTGGCGTCCGTCTACCACAAGCCGCCCAACGCCTTTGTGGAGGGCAGCCACGGGATCCACCGCAAACACCTGCCCATCCAGCACGGCAGGCAAGGCTCCGCTCCCGCAACCTGACCGCAGTTTGaccttatttatttttcattagcTTCTCGTCTGTCTTTTCTGAAGTGAATATTGTCTGTGTGattgaaaacaacaacaacaccttacatttatatagcgcttttctcgatACTCAAAGCGTGTCACATggatggggggacctcactagtaaccaccaccaaAAGCTACACAATAGTTTCTTGTGGAAAGTAGAAGAAACATTCAGATTTCACATCTGCATAGCCTCAGTGGTGTTTAAAAGGTAAACATAGTTTGCAAGTAATTGAAGCGCACATCAGCATCTTGCAAATCAGTAAGCACAATGCAAACGATGCAGGCGATCTTTATGGTGGTTGCGGAGCTTCCTTACCAGATGGTCCCTCCCTGCAGCATCAACATTATAACTGTGATTAAAAAGTCAAAGAATACTTAACAGCAGGAGATAGTGGACATCTTGCCGTTGTAGCGTCTGAACTGTCTCAGGTATTGTGAGGCATACAAGTAACTGAAGAGCTGAATGTGGGCAACATGCAAATCAGTCAGAAAGCACACACCATTTTTTCTTGTTGTGCCTCTGGTTCCCTTTAaccatatgcccccccccccccccccccccccccgcgcctTACAGCATCGACACCGGCGAGAGCCCAGTGAGCGCCAGCCCTGCCGCCCCCATTGACCAGCCTCAGGTCATCCCCTCACAAGGCGACCTCCTTGGTGACCTCCTGAACCTTGACCTGGGCCCCCCAGTCAACGTGCCCCAGGTGTCCTCCATGCAGATGGGGGCCGTGGACCTGCTCGGTGGAGGTCTGGACAGTCTGGTGagtgactcccccccccccccccacccccacccactcacCTGACCCCGCCAGTCACCCCCGGCAGGGTGGACACCTCATTTGCCCTGTGCCATGTAGACCAACTCTCCAACTCTTATTTTAATGAGGacactggaggagaggagaagagaggagaggagaggggagcgtgtgtgcgtgtgtgtgctcttttGGGTTCTGTGTCCCTCCTGTCCTGAGGGTAAACTGTAAACCTTCCAATCGAACACATTAGAGAGGATGCCCAAACATTTGGAAAAGACTGTGGTGGCATTGTGCCACTCTTACCAGCACTACTGTACTGATAGCTGACAATGCTGCAGAGGAATATGGGGAAGTTGCAATTTCATGGGCATCCACTTAAAGGTATTCTTACAGACATGTTAGGAAATCTGTTAACATCTCTAGTCTTAAAGGTATTCTTACAGACATGTTAGGAAAGCTGTTAGCATCTCTAGTCTTAAAGGTACTCTTACAGACATGTTAGGAAATCTGTTAACATCTCTAGTCTTAAAGGTATTCTTACAGACATGTTAGGAAAGCTGTTAGCATCTCTAGTCTTAAAGGTACTCTTACTGACATTTTAGGAAAGCTGTTAGCATCTCTAGTCTTAAAGGTACTCTTACTGACATTTTAGGAAAGCTGTTAGCATCTCTAGTCTTAAAGGTACTCTTACTGACATTTTAGGAAAGCTGTTAGCATCTCTAGTCTTAAAGGTACTCTTACTGACATGTTAGGAAAGCTGTTAGCATCTCTAGTCTTAAAGGTACTCTTACTGACATGTTAGGAAAGCTGTTAGCATCTCTATAGTCTGGAAGATGTCAAGACCTAAGTGAAGGAGTCCTGACTGTTCTGATAATGTCAGATTGTGTGCTGATGATCTGTATGTCCTGTCATCTCATCACTGAGCATCATTAGGAGGAGTGGGATTCATCCTTTTAGTTAAATACCCTGTCCCAGCTTGAGATGTTTAGAGGAATTCAAACTGCAAGCAGAAATGGAGCAAAAAATACCAGAAGGTTCCATTAGATATCAGTATTAATGATTATACTTTCAGAATGTGAATGCTATCAGTGCAATCACTGTAAAAGGAGCAAAAGCGTAATGTGCTGTCTATATTAATTAACGATATTTAATAATGGTGTAGCGATGGTTGTGTACAGTGATGAAGAGAAGGCTTCTGTGGAAACCTCTTTTGCTAACAGGACCCCCATTTGTCTTGTTGAAATGTCTTGTACTAAACCACATATTGTTGAAATCCCTGTCTTCATGGTCCGGTTTTTATGAGCCTGCCCTGTCAGTGCAAGAAGAGGAGAATTTGACCCCTAGAGCCTTTAACTGCCCTACAGTCCTCAAGGTGTACTTTTTGGGGGAACAtaaaattagattatttttctcaaaacaaggttagctTTGGCTCAAACTTTCAAGTACACATATATtgcccccaaaacacacacacactcacacacacacacacacacacacacacacacacctgaagcaGTCTCCCGCTGGCTTTGCTGTGTTTAGTGCAGGTCATTAGCAGCTTGTTGAGGAATGGTACCATAAATGTAGCATGGCCATATTATCTCCAGCCTCACTGTAGTGATGTTGTTGCAGTGCTGTTCCTATACCCAGGCACAGTGGTGTTATCGGGGCCGCACAGATGGCCCTCATGTGCTGTGCAGTTTGCCATCAGCAGCTCTATCACGGTCTGTCTGTCGCAGCCTGGAGGCCCTCTCACTGTGAACCAGCTTGCCCTCACCAGGAGCATAgcgtgtagacacacacacacacacacacacacacacacacacaccacacaccacacaccacacatgacaCCACACAAGAACATTTGGAAGTGCACTTCAGAACACTGGTCAGACTTGTTCAGTGTTAGCCCCAGTGTTTCAaatgtgtaggctacttcaCTTGCCACTGGTCTTCACCCCCTGGTCTGCCCCTCAGTGCTCCTGATTGGACCCCTTGACAACAGAGCTGCAGAGTGGGCATTGTGGGCCATTGTTGATATGGTGTTAGCACTAGGTGCTGTTGTTCGCCTCCAGACTGGAACTATGTTAAACACATGAGCTGGCTGGCGCTCTGCCAGGCTGCTGGCACAGCTGTTGCCTAGGTGATATGCATATTCACTCCAACGAAAACATTCAGAGATGTAATGTTTGTTGCTGGAGGTAATTGTATGAGTGGAGAAAGCTCTATTGATGGTGTGTGGATGGCAAGAAAGCACTGTGTGAAAGCCACTCTGCAGGAAATTGGCAAATATGAGAGGATTGAGAAGATATGAGAGGATTTGTTGTTAACAGTAGGTGTAAACTTCAGAAGTTTATGTTGAAGCACCGGTGGTTCGTCTTGACCTTGACTGTTACAGCCCTATCTAAGTAAAACCGTTTCTCTAATTGGTCTCTATTGGCATTCACAAAAAAATCAGTGTTTGGAATAAAATTTGCTGATCACCCCTCAAGGCAAAAAACGTACCCCAGCATTTTGCCAATCTGCTGAATTGCCAAGCTTCAACTGGACAGAAAAATCCTCCCTTGGGCTGAGTGTTGTATAGATTTCTGTTTTGACATTATGCGGAAAACTCAATAAGCAcaatgcagtatgcagtaggcAGTGTGAGAAGAGGGAAGAAGGAAGGGAATTAAACTCATTGACAAACTTAACgctttatttttatgttgtcaATATTCTAATTTccgaatgttttttttctccccaaaTCGGTTTTGTAAGTGGCTTTGAAGTTAAGTGTCTACCAAATACCATAGCGTACTGTACACTGGCGTGGAATGACACACTCACGTGAGTAGAGACTTgggatgagggtgtgtgtgtgtgtagtgcgcaCTCTGTGAGTGATGCGGTGGGGAGGTTGGGAGCGCAGCACAGCGGTGGCTGAGTTGTTGTCAGCCAAGGTCAGGCCAGTGATGTATGAGGCAGGACAGTGTTGAGTCAGCGGTCTGTGCCGGCTTCTCACAGCCATCCTCCTCCAGACAGAAAACAGACCCTGACATGCCCGCAGTGGCTACTGTGCTCACACGTTAGGTCACCTGTCTGTCACTGTTCAATTGGAAGACCTGTGTGACCTTAAGGACACAAAGGAACAGTAATGTGTCGTCTTCCCATGGGCAACTGCCATTCAACAATATCGCTTAATTATAATTCTGGTGATATTTTATTGATGATTTATGTTGTAATTAGTGTTATTTAgtttttgtgtttctgtttttttatggCATATTTGTAAAGACATATACAGGAAGGTCTCCATAGCCCCTTATTGCCTCATAGTGAGGTTACAGGTTTAAGTAAGATCACAATTCCAGTTGACACAACTCTCTAGAAATAATTGGAATTGTTGGGGTCACAGACTCTGTTCACATTAGCATGCTGCTGGCCTGGTCCCCATGTGACCTCTGTTCCTGTCTGAGGAGCTTTTGTTAGACAGCAACCCAGCCCTTGGAGCCAGAAGGCTTGGTGCTCTGCCAAGCTTGTCGCAGAGGCAAGGACAGCATTTTCATCGTGTCCTAAAGGACTTGTGTTGTCAAGTGCTTGTTTAGTTGCACACAAGAACATCAGTCTAGGTGTGCTGCTCACTGCAGAGATGAACAAGTGTGGTGGGGGAGACAAAGCCTAGGACATGGTAACAAGCCTGTGGAATCTCATCAATCTATCAATCAATCGATCAATCTCATCAATGGGCTCTTCTGACCAGATGCTCTGTTGAAGATGTCATTGACAGCAGGGTTGGTCCATTGGAACGACACATTCCAGTGGTGGACGTTGTGTAATAATAATTTGCCCACACTAACTCAAAATCCATTCCCTGCCCTTCAAGCTCTCGGCTCTGCTGATTGAGGTTCAAAGGGAACCACTGAAATATTGAAAGTCGTTACATGTCCCTTTGTTTAGGCCCACGACACTAACTAACCATGAAGGGTGGACGGGGCATATTATTTTGGGCTGCCCAGATACCATTGTTCAGGTCAATCTCAATTGGTTTTCGTGCTCCAGGCTTCGAGAGTTCCAGGACAGCTAGACACAGAGAGGCTTAAAAAATGATGGTGAGATTTCTGACTCCATCAatgagcctttttttttttttttttttttaaaaagaagaaaaaaatgtagACGCTCATTTGGTTTTTGTACTGTTTTGTAGTGTTGTGATTGCTGTCACTGTGATGAATTTGCAGTTTGCAGAGTGAAGAAATTGGCCGCCTATGAGATGTGAATCACAAGTGTGATTTAATTATCAGCCCTAAATAATCAGCCGTGTACTCATTACTTACACTTAAATATTGATACAGAATATTTAAAAATGATGACTGCTGGGAAATTCAAAtgttctttttattttattttttatgaagGTTTTATTTGTTCATTCATTTAACTGATGGATTGAAATGAAAGGTAATCTGCTGAATGGTTAGAGTGGAGGTTGGACTGTTCCTGGCGGGGCCTAGGACACTAGGTGCCCTCCTCTCTTTTTGCCTCTTCTCTCTAATTCTCTTCTGCACCTCATGCCCTACCTGTTCACtctgctctccatctctctcttttcttctctcccacttttttctctcctttttttccctctctgcctctctataTCCCCATTCTCTCATAttccctttctctatctctctctctctctctctctctatctctctctttctttctctctcccttcctctttacccccccccccccccccccccaccccaccacactttctctctctctctgtgcctacTGTATCTGCTCTGTGTATTTATGTGGTTGTGGACCTgggttttctcttctcttttataGCTCGGGGGAGACCTGGGCGGTGGTGTTGGGGGAAGTCCTGCAGTAAGTGAGCCCTCGGTGTCTGTGTACTTACCTGCCTACCTGTCTGacagcctgcctgtctgtctgtctacctgaccatctgtctgtctgtctatctgacagcctgcctgtctgtctgcctgattGTCTGTCTGCACATTGCATGCTCTTAAAGGCTTCACTCACAGGGTCACAGAGCCACCCAAGGATTGCTGCACGCtcactggctgtgtgtgtgtctgtgtgtcccatgtgtgtgtgtgtgtgtgtgtgtgtcggtgtgtcctgtgtgtgtgtgtcggtgtgtcctgtgtgtgtgtgcgcacgcgcgtccgtgtgtgtgtgtgtgtgtgtgtgtgtgtgtgtgtgtgtttgtgtgtgtgtgcaagctccAGTAATCTGCTTGGTACTCTACAGCCTTGCTGATGGGGGCGTTAGTGACTGCTGTTATTACCATTAGTGCTTCCGCCTCATTTGGAGATGCACCCATTGGAAGggaagtggaggagagaggaggctgctgctgctgctgctgctgctgcatgacGTCTATGTGCTTGAtgtgtgttttctctttttccaATCACAAATGCATGAGCCACTTGAATGACCACTCTCATTTTTCCCATTTTCTTCTGTGATTGCAATTGTGTTGTATCTCAATCATCTGGACAGCAGAAAGGGACCTGGGGACACTCCTGCTTGATGATGTTGACACAGTTGGATGAAAAAGCCACTGATCCAAAACCTGAGCAGGGTTCCACCGGCCTTATAAGGACTCCTAGCCTACACtgacacccctctctctcttgtgtgtgtgtgtgtgtgtgtgtgtgtgtgtgtgtgtgtgtgacacaggtgGGCCAGAACTTCATCCCTTCGTCCGTGCCCAACACGTTCGCCCCGTCGCCCACCCCCGCTCCCATGAGCAGTGGGCTGAACGACCTGTTTGAGCTCTCGACGGGCATGGCCATCACCACGGGTGGATACGTGGCTCCCAAAGCCGTAAGTAACCAGCtgacccagccagccagcctctCACCTCACAGCCCAAACAGCAcctgccaacccccccccccccgacatgAACAGACACCACACATTAAAAATACCCATCCCCAGTGCCCTTACTCACACCATCACACAgcagtgcgtgcgtgcatgttcaTGCCTACAGTATAACACAGTGCACATCATTCTCCCATATTCCCATGTAGAGATTCTCCCATATTCCCATAATGATAAAGCctgttttgtatttttcatttatGTGTTGTTATTATGTCCTATAATTGGGTGATCCCATTCTGAGCCGTGTGTTGTCCCGGTGGCTGAGTGTGGCGAGTGCTGCACTGTGCTCATCAGCATGGTCA encodes the following:
- the ap2b1 gene encoding AP-2 complex subunit beta isoform X5, with product MTDSKYFTTNKKGEIFELKAELNNEKKEKRKEAVKKVIAAMTVGKDVSSLFPDVVNCMQTDNLELKKLVYLYLMNYAKSQPDMAIMAVNSFVKDCEDPNPLIRALAVRTMGCIRVDKITEYLCEPLRKCLKDEDPYVRKTAAVCVAKLHDINAQMVEDQGFLDSLRDLIADSNPMVVANAVAALSEISESHPNSNLLDLNPQNINKLLTALNECTEWGQIFILDCLSNYNPKDEREAQSICERVTPRLSHANSAVVLSAVKVLMKFLELLPKESDYYNTLLKKLSPPLVTLLSGEPEVQYVALRNINLIVQKRPEILKQEIKVFFVKYNDPIYVKLEKLDIMIRLASQANIAQVLAELKEYATEVDVDFVRKAVRAIGRCAIKVEQSAERCVSTLLDLIQTKVNYVVQEAIVVIRDIFRKYPNKYESIIATLCENLDSLDEPDARAAMIWIVGEYAERIDNADELLESFLEGFHDESTQVQLTLLTAIVKLFLKKPSETQELVQQVLSLATQDSDNPDLRDRGYIYWRLLSTDPVTAKEVVLSEKPLISEETDLIEPTLLDELICHIGSLASVYHKPPNAFVEGSHGIHRKHLPIQHGSIDTGESPVSASPAAPIDQPQVIPSQGDLLGDLLNLDLGPPVNVPQVSSMQMGAVDLLGGGLDSLLGGDLGGGVGGSPAVGQNFIPSSVPNTFAPSPTPAPMSSGLNDLFELSTGMAITTGGYVAPKAVWLPAVKAKGLEISGTFSRRQGHMYMDMTFTNKALQHMTDFAIQFNKNSFGVIPTTPLAVHTPLMPSQSIDISLPLNTIGPVMKMDPLNNLQVAVKNNIDVFYFSGLIPLSVFFVEDGKMERQVFLATWKDIPNENELQYQIKECHLNAAPLLPLFPISL
- the ap2b1 gene encoding AP-2 complex subunit beta isoform X2; translation: MTDSKYFTTNKKGEIFELKAELNNEKKEKRKEAVKKVIAAMTVGKDVSSLFPDVVNCMQTDNLELKKLVYLYLMNYAKSQPDMAIMAVNSFVKDCEDPNPLIRALAVRTMGCIRVDKITEYLCEPLRKCLKDEDPYVRKTAAVCVAKLHDINAQMVEDQGFLDSLRDLIADSNPMVVANAVAALSEISESHPNSNLLDLNPQNINKLLTALNECTEWGQIFILDCLSNYNPKDEREAQSICERVTPRLSHANSAVVLSAVKVLMKFLELLPKESDYYNTLLKKLSPPLVTLLSGEPEVQYVALRNINLIVQKRPEILKQEIKVFFVKYNDPIYVKLEKLDIMIRLASQANIAQVLAELKEYATEVDVDFVRKAVRAIGRCAIKVEQSAERCVSTLLDLIQTKVNYVVQEAIVVIRDIFRKYPNKYESIIATLCENLDSLDEPDARAAMIWIVGEYAERIDNADELLESFLEGFHDESTQVQLTLLTAIVKLFLKKPSETQELVQQVLSLATQDSDNPDLRDRGYIYWRLLSTDPVTAKEVVLSEKPLISEETDLIEPTLLDELICHIGSLASVYHKPPNAFVEGSHGIHRKHLPIQHGSIDTGESPVSASPAAPIDQPQVIPSQGDLLGDLLNLDLGPPVNVPQVSSMQMGAVDLLGGGLDSLLGGDLGGGVGGSPAVGQNFIPSSVPNTFAPSPTPAPMSSGLNDLFELSTGMAITTGGYVAPKAVWLPAVKAKGLEISGTFSRRQGHMYMDMTFTNKALQHMTDFAIQFNKNSFGVIPTTPLAVHTPLMPSQSIDISLPLNTIGPVMKMDPLNNLQVAVKNNIDVFYFSGLIPLSVFFVEDGKMERQVFLATWKDIPNENELQYQIKECHLNADTVSGKLQNNNIYTIAKRNVEGQDMLYQSLKLTNGIWILAELRIQPGNPNYTLSLKCRAPEVSQYVYQMYDSILKN
- the ap2b1 gene encoding AP-2 complex subunit beta isoform X4, giving the protein MTDSKYFTTNKKGEIFELKAELNNEKKEKRKEAVKKVIAAMTVGKDVSSLFPDVVNCMQTDNLELKKLVYLYLMNYAKSQPDMAIMAVNSFVKDCEDPNPLIRALAVRTMGCIRVDKITEYLCEPLRKCLKDEDPYVRKTAAVCVAKLHDINAQMVEDQGFLDSLRDLIADSNPMVVANAVAALSEISESHPNSNLLDLNPQNINKLLTALNECTEWGQIFILDCLSNYNPKDEREAQSICERVTPRLSHANSAVVLSAVKVLMKFLELLPKESDYYNTLLKKLSPPLVTLLSGEPEVQYVALRNINLIVQKRPEILKQEIKVFFVKYNDPIYVKLEKLDIMIRLASQANIAQVLAELKEYATEVDVDFVRKAVRAIGRCAIKVEQSAERCVSTLLDLIQTKVNYVVQEAIVVIRDIFRKYPNKYESIIATLCENLDSLDEPDARAAMIWIVGEYAERIDNADELLESFLEGFHDESTQVQLTLLTAIVKLFLKKPSETQELVQQVLSLATQDSDNPDLRDRGYIYWRLLSTDPVTAKEVVLSEKPLISEETDLIEPTLLDELICHIGSLASVYHKPPNAFVEGSHGIHRKHLPIQHGSIDTGESPVSASPAAPIDQPQVIPSQGDLLGDLLNLDLGPPVNVPQVSSMQMGAVDLLGGGLDSLVGQNFIPSSVPNTFAPSPTPAPMSSGLNDLFELSTGMAITTGGYVAPKAVWLPAVKAKGLEISGTFSRRQGHMYMDMTFTNKALQHMTDFAIQFNKNSFGVIPTTPLAVHTPLMPSQSIDISLPLNTIGPVMKMDPLNNLQVAVKNNIDVFYFSGLIPLSVFFVEDGKMERQVFLATWKDIPNENELQYQIKECHLNADTVSGKLQNNNIYTIAKRNVEGQDMLYQSLKLTNGIWILAELRIQPGNPNYTLSLKCRAPEVSQYVYQMYDSILKN
- the ap2b1 gene encoding AP-2 complex subunit beta isoform X1 encodes the protein MTDSKYFTTNKKGEIFELKAELNNEKKEKRKEAVKKVIAAMTVGKDVSSLFPDVVNCMQTDNLELKKLVYLYLMNYAKSQPDMAIMAVNSFVKDCEDPNPLIRALAVRTMGCIRVDKITEYLCEPLRKCLKDEDPYVRKTAAVCVAKLHDINAQMVEDQGFLDSLRDLIADSNPMVVANAVAALSEISESHPNSNLLDLNPQNINKLLTALNECTEWGQIFILDCLSNYNPKDEREAQSICERVTPRLSHANSAVVLSAVKVLMKFLELLPKESDYYNTLLKKLSPPLVTLLSGEPEVQYVALRNINLIVQKRPEILKQEIKVFFVKYNDPIYVKLEKLDIMIRLASQANIAQVLAELKEYATEVDVDFVRKAVRAIGRCAIKVEQSAERCVSTLLDLIQTKVNYVVQEAIVVIRDIFRKYPNKYESIIATLCENLDSLDEPDARAAMIWIVGEYAERIDNADELLESFLEGFHDESTQVQLTLLTAIVKLFLKKPSETQELVQQVLSLATQDSDNPDLRDRGYIYWRLLSTDPVTAKEVVLSEKPLISEETDLIEPTLLDELICHIGSLASVYHKPPNAFVEGSHGIHRKHLPIQHGSIDTGESPVSASPAAPIDQPQVIPSQGDLLGDLLNLDLGPPVNVPQVSSMQMGAVDLLGGGLDSLLGGDLGGGVGGSPAVGQNFIPSSVPNTFAPSPTPAPMSSGLNDLFELSTGMAITTGGYVAPKAVWLPAVKAKGLEISGTFSRRQGHMYMDMTFTNKALQHMTDFAIQFNKNSFGVIPTTPLAVHTPLMPSQSIDISLPLNTIGPVMKMDPLNNLQVAVKNNIDVFYFSGLIPLSVFFVEDGKMERQVFLATWKDIPNENELQYQIKECHLNADTDTVSGKLQNNNIYTIAKRNVEGQDMLYQSLKLTNGIWILAELRIQPGNPNYTLSLKCRAPEVSQYVYQMYDSILKN
- the ap2b1 gene encoding AP-2 complex subunit beta isoform X3; the encoded protein is MTDSKYFTTNKKGEIFELKAELNNEKKEKRKEAVKKVIAAMTVGKDVSSLFPDVVNCMQTDNLELKKLVYLYLMNYAKSQPDMAIMAVNSFVKDCEDPNPLIRALAVRTMGCIRVDKITEYLCEPLRKCLKDEDPYVRKTAAVCVAKLHDINAQMVEDQGFLDSLRDLIADSNPMVVANAVAALSEISESHPNSNLLDLNPQNINKLLTALNECTEWGQIFILDCLSNYNPKDEREAQSICERVTPRLSHANSAVVLSAVKVLMKFLELLPKESDYYNTLLKKLSPPLVTLLSGEPEVQYVALRNINLIVQKRPEILKQEIKVFFVKYNDPIYVKLEKLDIMIRLASQANIAQVLAELKEYATEVDVDFVRKAVRAIGRCAIKVEQSAERCVSTLLDLIQTKVNYVVQEAIVVIRDIFRKYPNKYESIIATLCENLDSLDEPDARAAMIWIVGEYAERIDNADELLESFLEGFHDESTQVQLTLLTAIVKLFLKKPSETQELVQQVLSLATQDSDNPDLRDRGYIYWRLLSTDPVTAKEVVLSEKPLISEETDLIEPTLLDELICHIGSLASVYHKPPNAFVEGSHGIHRKHLPIQHGSIDTGESPVSASPAAPIDQPQVIPSQGDLLGDLLNLDLGPPVNVPQVSSMQMGAVDLLGGGLDSLVGQNFIPSSVPNTFAPSPTPAPMSSGLNDLFELSTGMAITTGGYVAPKAVWLPAVKAKGLEISGTFSRRQGHMYMDMTFTNKALQHMTDFAIQFNKNSFGVIPTTPLAVHTPLMPSQSIDISLPLNTIGPVMKMDPLNNLQVAVKNNIDVFYFSGLIPLSVFFVEDGKMERQVFLATWKDIPNENELQYQIKECHLNADTDTVSGKLQNNNIYTIAKRNVEGQDMLYQSLKLTNGIWILAELRIQPGNPNYTLSLKCRAPEVSQYVYQMYDSILKN